From the Candidatus Zixiibacteriota bacterium genome, one window contains:
- a CDS encoding NAD(P)H-hydrate dehydratase — protein MKLVTAEQMRSIDRETIDNQGIPGDQLMENAGRGIADKLNSLVIDASSGDTVTVFCGKGNNGGDGFVVGRCLYQAGAKVVVYFLGPLDKLPADARLNFDRAAGVGVDMHELNSIDQLPAELDTNYIIDAIFGTGFTGAPRGQAAELIDYINIQPQCTIAIDLPSGLNADNGQHDGVAVRADYTCTLALPKYGLFVTPGRELAGAVITVPIGIPDGVVDSLDLKTDLITPDRVASLIPERKPNGHKGDFGKLFLLAGSVGMTGAAAMAAKSALRSGCGMAKVGCPHTALPLIASSVLEATTWPLPDVARKGALALRGLGEVRKLASQHDAVAVGPGVGTHHETSELIRRFVSSLEQPLVVDADGLNALVGHLDVLAKKNVPPILTPHPGEFCRLAGLDVLPEDIHERIQTGQQFATEHRVILVLKGSPTIVAGPNGESFLNPTGNSGMATGGSGDVLTGVIGSFLAQGVRAIEATLIGVFVHGLAGDLAADQLTERSVIAGDLIEYLSEAYETLGC, from the coding sequence ATGAAGCTCGTCACGGCCGAGCAAATGCGGTCGATTGACCGCGAAACTATCGACAATCAAGGTATCCCCGGCGATCAACTGATGGAGAACGCCGGGCGCGGTATCGCTGATAAGCTCAACAGCCTGGTGATCGATGCATCTTCCGGTGATACCGTTACCGTATTTTGCGGGAAAGGCAACAACGGCGGGGACGGCTTTGTCGTTGGTCGATGTCTCTATCAGGCGGGGGCCAAGGTTGTCGTCTATTTCCTTGGTCCGCTGGACAAGTTACCTGCAGATGCCCGCCTGAATTTTGACCGTGCGGCCGGCGTCGGAGTCGATATGCACGAGCTCAACTCAATCGATCAATTGCCTGCAGAGCTTGACACCAACTACATCATAGATGCTATCTTCGGTACCGGATTCACCGGCGCGCCGCGCGGTCAGGCGGCTGAGTTGATCGACTATATCAATATTCAACCCCAATGCACCATCGCCATCGACCTGCCTTCCGGACTCAACGCCGATAATGGACAGCACGACGGTGTCGCTGTTCGGGCCGACTATACCTGCACGCTGGCTCTTCCCAAATATGGTCTGTTTGTAACACCGGGGCGGGAGTTGGCCGGGGCGGTTATAACCGTGCCGATAGGTATCCCTGATGGAGTGGTGGATAGTCTCGATCTGAAGACGGACCTTATCACACCCGACCGGGTTGCGAGCCTGATCCCTGAACGCAAGCCGAACGGTCATAAAGGCGACTTCGGAAAACTTTTTCTGTTGGCAGGATCGGTCGGCATGACCGGTGCGGCGGCCATGGCGGCAAAGAGCGCCTTGCGCTCAGGTTGCGGTATGGCGAAGGTGGGTTGTCCCCACACCGCCCTGCCGTTGATCGCATCTTCGGTGCTGGAGGCCACCACCTGGCCGCTGCCCGATGTGGCCAGGAAAGGCGCTTTGGCTCTGCGCGGGCTGGGTGAAGTACGTAAGCTGGCCTCCCAGCATGATGCCGTTGCCGTCGGACCGGGTGTCGGCACGCATCATGAAACGTCCGAATTGATCAGGAGATTTGTTTCAAGCCTTGAACAACCACTGGTGGTCGATGCCGATGGACTCAACGCCCTCGTCGGCCATCTGGATGTTCTTGCTAAGAAAAACGTACCTCCGATACTCACGCCGCACCCGGGCGAGTTCTGTCGACTGGCCGGCCTTGACGTCTTACCCGAAGACATTCACGAAAGAATCCAAACGGGCCAACAGTTTGCAACCGAACACCGGGTGATTCTTGTCCTCAAAGGTAGCCCCACTATCGTCGCAGGTCCCAATGGCGAGAGTTTTCTCAATCCGACCGGTAACTCAGGTATGGCTACCGGCGGCTCCGGTGACGTTCTCACCGGTGTGATCGGATCGTTTCTGGCTCAGGGCGTGAGAGCTATCGAGGCTACTTTGATCGGTGTTTTTGTCCATGGTTTGGCCGGTGATCTGGCAGCCGATCAATTGACAGAGCGTTCTGTTATCGCCGGTGATCTGATTGAGTATCTAAGCGAGGCTTACGAGACCCTCGGCTGCTGA
- a CDS encoding zf-TFIIB domain-containing protein, with protein sequence MSEIVCPKCSGPMSNLGISDLSVKQCHRCSGTWLELAEIKSQLDKSTQLWAVLEKGGVATGLPCPTCRYQHLSRAKYGNSEIDWCSACKGMFFDPGELEQIRSSVQRSHSADASGAVGTGADLVVDGVGQVIIEGVWWVVEMIVDAT encoded by the coding sequence ATGTCTGAGATCGTTTGTCCAAAATGCTCCGGACCTATGAGCAATCTCGGGATAAGTGATCTTTCCGTCAAGCAATGCCACAGATGCAGCGGAACGTGGTTGGAGTTGGCCGAGATAAAGTCACAGCTTGACAAGTCAACACAGCTTTGGGCTGTTCTCGAAAAGGGTGGGGTAGCCACCGGGCTCCCGTGTCCCACCTGTCGTTACCAACATCTATCCCGAGCTAAGTATGGTAACAGCGAGATTGATTGGTGTTCGGCCTGCAAGGGGATGTTTTTTGACCCGGGCGAACTTGAGCAGATTAGATCATCTGTACAACGAAGTCACTCGGCCGACGCGTCGGGAGCCGTCGGGACCGGTGCTGATTTGGTGGTGGACGGTGTCGGACAGGTGATTATCGAGGGCGTTTGGTGGGTCGTTGAGATGATCGTGGATGCAACCTAA
- the meaB gene encoding methylmalonyl Co-A mutase-associated GTPase MeaB: MELLDRFFSGDIRALSRLITQVENRREGFRKLLGDLSKKTGRAIKIGVTGPPGAGKSTLVYCLTSLLSGAGTKVGIVAVDPSSPFTGGALLGDRVRMGELPSDGRVYFRSMASRGATGGLSSATDNVSMVLDAFGFDIILIETVGVGQVELDIVDACDTVVVVVVPESGDAVQTMKAGLMEVADIMVVNKADRQGAESLAVELKHALHLRTSTQDAWETKVVTTQANQSIGIEKLHQRIREHLEFIKANDHFDRHRRLQVQKKILAILSHRFRREFIDRLAEQVDFDQIVDDVYRGRSDPYLVADELYQTYARSHPS; this comes from the coding sequence ATGGAGTTGCTCGACCGATTTTTCTCCGGAGATATCCGGGCACTGTCGCGCCTGATCACTCAGGTTGAGAATCGCCGGGAGGGGTTTCGCAAGCTGCTGGGCGACCTGTCGAAAAAAACCGGCCGGGCCATAAAAATCGGCGTTACGGGACCGCCCGGCGCAGGTAAGTCCACTTTGGTCTACTGTCTGACCTCCCTGCTTTCAGGTGCGGGCACCAAAGTAGGAATCGTTGCCGTCGACCCATCGTCGCCCTTCACCGGTGGAGCCCTGTTGGGAGATCGCGTCCGCATGGGCGAGCTACCCTCAGACGGCCGAGTGTATTTTCGGTCGATGGCCTCACGTGGCGCCACCGGCGGATTGTCGTCGGCTACCGATAACGTGTCGATGGTGCTGGATGCATTTGGATTCGACATTATCCTGATCGAGACGGTAGGCGTGGGCCAGGTCGAACTTGATATTGTCGATGCCTGTGACACGGTCGTGGTGGTAGTTGTGCCGGAGTCCGGCGATGCCGTGCAGACCATGAAAGCCGGACTGATGGAAGTGGCCGACATAATGGTGGTCAACAAGGCGGATCGTCAGGGTGCCGAAAGTTTGGCCGTCGAACTGAAGCACGCGCTACATCTTAGAACATCAACTCAAGATGCTTGGGAGACGAAAGTGGTGACTACTCAGGCGAATCAATCTATCGGTATCGAGAAGTTGCATCAACGCATCAGAGAGCACCTTGAGTTCATAAAGGCCAACGATCATTTTGATCGGCATCGACGATTGCAGGTTCAGAAGAAGATACTGGCTATTCTGAGTCACCGCTTTCGTCGGGAGTTTATTGACCGTTTGGCTGAGCAAGTAGATTTTGATCAGATCGTCGATGATGTCTATCGCGGGCGCTCGGACCCCTACCTGGTGGCCGACGAATTGTATCAGACGTACGCTCGGTCACATCCTTCGTGA
- a CDS encoding response regulator, with product MKILIAEDSALIRRGIAKIVTDQGFKPIEAENGAEALAKLRKNERDIALVILDWNMPLMDGYEVLCKIRSQNDCAHIPVLMATSDGAEEDVIKAIKAGANSYLVKPFKPEDMARQINELTNFKAVPKQ from the coding sequence ATGAAAATACTGATTGCAGAAGACTCGGCCCTCATCCGTCGCGGCATTGCCAAAATCGTCACCGACCAGGGGTTCAAGCCTATCGAAGCAGAGAACGGCGCCGAGGCACTGGCCAAACTCAGAAAAAACGAACGTGACATAGCGCTGGTCATTCTCGACTGGAATATGCCGTTGATGGACGGCTACGAAGTACTGTGCAAAATCCGTTCGCAGAATGACTGCGCCCATATCCCCGTACTAATGGCCACCTCCGACGGTGCCGAAGAAGATGTCATTAAGGCGATCAAAGCCGGGGCGAACTCATATCTGGTCAAGCCGTTCAAGCCTGAGGACATGGCCAGACAAATCAACGAATTGACCAACTTCAAAGCTGTCCCGAAACAATAG
- a CDS encoding chemotaxis protein CheX yields MKKLVYIGENLERADQLRRILSDEYRFEAIERSQAFDLDDCALVIIEKRSDPGSHKRNMVRFKSLVGYRDIPIVISLDQTDLDRQHTPIDHSCTMLISPFDDDQVRRQIQRALTKVGVESSPDEDILQVIAQATRLVVGQIAGVEIVQTGNYARKEYHLSGEVCALMPLSGHLQGCLAVGLSTLLARRLSAQMACCDEGAVSDRDLPDGVGEIINQISGKVKTIMSEQDKSVEISLPEVCRVATGRIAENDTLPVQVLLFECGREAFAVYVCLRQCADNPAMTGAGLSTY; encoded by the coding sequence GTGAAGAAACTGGTATACATAGGCGAAAACTTAGAGCGGGCCGACCAATTGAGACGGATTCTCTCCGACGAGTACCGTTTCGAAGCAATCGAACGCAGCCAGGCGTTCGATCTTGATGACTGCGCTCTGGTGATAATCGAAAAACGGTCCGACCCCGGTTCGCACAAGAGAAACATGGTGCGGTTTAAGTCGCTGGTCGGGTATCGCGATATTCCGATTGTTATCAGCCTCGACCAGACTGATCTGGACCGTCAACATACGCCCATCGATCATAGCTGCACTATGTTGATATCGCCTTTTGATGACGATCAAGTCCGAAGGCAAATCCAACGTGCCCTGACTAAGGTGGGCGTGGAGAGTTCTCCGGATGAAGATATCCTTCAAGTCATAGCTCAGGCGACGCGATTGGTTGTGGGACAAATAGCCGGAGTCGAAATCGTTCAAACGGGAAACTATGCCAGGAAAGAGTATCATCTGTCGGGTGAGGTCTGCGCCCTCATGCCGCTATCCGGACACCTCCAAGGATGCCTCGCGGTTGGCCTGTCGACCTTGTTGGCTCGGCGGTTGTCGGCACAAATGGCTTGTTGTGACGAAGGTGCCGTCTCCGACAGAGATTTACCGGATGGTGTCGGCGAGATTATCAACCAGATATCAGGCAAGGTCAAGACAATCATGTCGGAGCAGGACAAGTCGGTTGAAATCTCTCTTCCCGAAGTATGCCGAGTAGCCACAGGTCGGATTGCCGAGAATGATACGCTGCCGGTTCAGGTACTGCTGTTTGAGTGTGGCCGTGAGGCTTTCGCTGTTTATGTCTGCCTTCGTCAATGCGCAGACAATCCCGCCATGACAGGTGCCGGTCTGTCAACTTACTAA